GCAAGAAAGACACCACCATCTTCTTCCAGGCTGACAAAGGCGTGGATTACGGCGACCTGATGAGCGTGATGGATAACCTGCGTGCAGCAGGCTACCTGAAGGTCGGTCTGGTCGGACTCGAGAGCACAGTCAAGAAATGATCACCACGCGCCATAAGCTGACGCGTTACAGCGGTAGCCTGGCCGTGGTGCTGGGCGTCCACGCGCTGGCCATCGCGCTGGCGCTGAACTGGACGACCCGCCCGCCCATCGAATTGCCGCCTCAGGCAATGATGGTCGAGCTGGCACCGGTTCCGGCCCCGCCACCGCCTGCACCGCCGAAAGTCGTCACGCCACCGCAGCCACCTGCGCCGGTCGAAGAGCTGCCGATTCCGAAATTGGCCGAAGCGCCGAAAGCCGAAATCGCAGTACAGAAACCCAAACCGAAGCCAAAGCCCAAACCGCCGAAGCCGATCGAGAAAAAGCTGCCCGATCCGCCGAAGGAAAAACCATCCGAGGAAAAACCGGCCGACACGCCACCGACTCCGGCGCCGACGGAGAAATCCGCGGCACCGGCGCCGGGCCCGTCGCCGGCACAGTTGGCCGCCAAGGCCAGTTGGCAAGGCACCCTGCTCGCGCATCTGGCCAAGTACAAAAAGTACCCGGCCAGTGCTCAGGCACGGGGCAAGGAAGGTTTGAACCGACTGCGTTTCGTGGTCGATGGCGAAGGCAACGTGCTGTCGTTCGAACTGGTGGGCCGCTCCGGCAACGCCGATCTGGACCGGGCCACCCTGGAAATGATCCGCCGCGCGCAGCCGCTGCCCAAGCCACCGGCTGACATGTTGACCAATGGCTCGATCGAAATTGTTGCGCCATTTGTTTACTCGCTGGAACGCCGTCGCTAAGCAACACCGCAAGACCTGTAGGAGCGAGCCTGCTCGCGAAGGGCCATGTCAGTCATCACATTTTTGTCTGACCTACCGCTTTCGCGAGCAGGCTCGCTCCCACAATGGTTCTCCGCTGGCCGGATGACCAATTCAAAAAGGCACCGAAAGGTGCCTTTTGCATATCTATCCACGGCAAACCCACATTGCCCGGTGTCGCACTCCTCCCTCAGTCTGATAACGTGCGTCTATCGATCGCAGCCGGTATGCTTGGCCCGCATCTTCATGGACGCTTGCTATGACCCTCACAGAATTACGCTACATCGTTACCCTCGCCCAAGAGCAGCATTTCGGCCACGCGGCCGAGCGTTGCCACGTCAGCCAGCCGACCCTTTCGGTGGGCGTGAAAAAGCTTGAAGACGAACTCGGTGTGCTGATTTTCGAACGCAGCAAAAGCGCCGTGCGCCTGACACCGGTCGGCGAAGGCATCGTCGCCCAGGCGCAAAAAGTCCTCGAGCAGGCCCAAGGCATCCGCGAACTGGCCCAGGCTGGCAAAAACCAGCTGACCGCCCCGCTGAAAGTCGGCGCGATCTACACCGTCGGCCCGTACCTGTTCCCGCACCTGATTCCGCAACTGCACCGGGTCGCCCCGCAGATGCCGTTGTACATCGAAGAAAACTTCACCCACGTGCTGCGCGACAAACTGCGCAACGGCGAGCTCGACGCGATCATCATCGCCCTGCCGTTCAACGAAGCCGACGTGCTGACCCTGCCGCTCTACGACGAGCCGTTTTACGTCCTGATGCCGGCCCAGCACCCTTGGACGCAAAAGGAAACCATCGACGCCGGCCTGCTCAACGACAAGAGCCTGCTGCTGCTCGGCGAAGGTCACTGCTTCCGTGATCAGGTGCTCGAAGCCTGCCCGACCCTGACCAAGGGCAACGACGGCGCCAAGCACACCACGGTCGAATCCAGTTCGCTGGAAACCATTCGCCATATGGTTGCCTCTGGCTTGGGCATCTCGATCCTGCCGCTGTCGGCGGTCGACAGCCATCACTATGCCCCGGGCGTGATCGAAGTGCGTCCGCTGTCGCCGCCGGTGCCGTTCCGCACCGTGGCGATTGCCTGGCGCGCGAGTTTCCCACGGCCCAAAGCCATCGAGATCCTCGCCGACTCCATTCGCCTGTGTTCGGTGGCCAAGCCAGCGGCACCGGTTACAGCCGGTTAAGCGAGTGTCATGACGGAGCTGTCGCAAGTGTCGGTGACGGCACTCAAGGGTGTCGGCGAAGCCATGGCCGAGAAATTGGCCAAGGTCGGCCTGGAAAACCTTCAGGACGTGCTGTTTCACCTGCCGCTGCGTTATCAGGATCGTACCCGCGTGGTGCCGATCGGTGCGCTGCGACCGGGGCAGGATGCCGTGGTCGAAGGCACCGTCAGCGGCGCCGATGTGGTCATGGGCCGTCGCCGCAGTCTCGTCGTGCGCTTGCAGGACGGTACTGGCGGCCTCAGTCTGCGCTTCTACCATTTCAGCAACGCACAGAAAGAAGGCCTCAAGCGCGGCACGCGGGTTCGCTGCTACGGCGAAGCCCGGCCCGGCGCGTCGGGTCTGGAAATCTACCACCCGGAATACCGCGCCATCACCGGCGACGAGCCGCCGCCAGTGGATGAAACACTGACCCCGGTCTATCCGCTGACCGAAGGCCTGACCCAGGCGCGTCTGCGTCAGTTGTGCATGCAAACGCTGACGATGCTCAAGCCTGACACCCTGCCCGACTGGCTGCCGACCGAACTGGCCCGCGACTATCAACTGGCGCCGCTGGCCGACGCGATCCGCTACCTGCACAACCCGCCCGCCGATGCCGATGTCGACGAGCTCGCCCTCGGTCATCACTGGGCCCAGCATCGCCTCGCCTTCGAAGAGCTTTTGACGCATCAACTGTCCCAGCAACGCCTGCGCGAAAGCATGCGTTCGCTGCGCGCGCCGGCGATGCCGAAAGCGAAAAAGCTGCCACCGAAATATCTGGCCAACCTTGGCTTCAACCCGACTGGCGCGCAACAGCGCGTCGGCAACGAAATCGCCTACGACCTCAGTCAGCACGAACCGATGCTGCGGCTGATTCAGGGCGACGTCGGCGCGGGTAAAACCGTGGTCGCCGCCCTCGCCGCATTGCAAGCGCTAGAGGCGGGTTATCAGGTCGCACTGATGGCGCCGACCGAGATCCTCGCCGAACAACACTTCATCACCTTCAAGCGCTGGCTCGAACCGCTGGGTATTGAAGTCGCGTGGCTGGCCGGCAAGCTCAAGGGCAAGAACCGCGTCGCTGCGCTGGAACAGATCGCCAGCGGCACGCCGATGGTGGTCGGCACCCACGCGCTGTTCCAGGACGAAGTACAGTTCAAGAACCTCGCGCTGGTGATCATCGACGAACAACACCGTTTCGGCGTCCAGCAACGTCTGGCGCTGCGGCAGAAAGGCGTCGGCGGGCGCATGTGCCCGCATCAATTGATCATGACCGCCACACCGATTCCACGGACGCTGGCGATGAGCGCCTACGCCGACCTCGACACCTCGATCCTCGACGAATTGCCGCCCGGTCGAACCCCGGTCAACACCGTGCTGGTCACCGATACCCGCCGCGTCGAAGTCATCGAACGGGTGCGCGGTGCCTGCGCCGAAGGGCGTCAGGCCTATTGGGTGTGCACGTTGATTGAAGAGTCGGAAGAGCTGACCTGCCAGGCTGCCGAAACCACCTTCGAAGACCTCACCGCCGCCCTCGGCGAACTGAAAGTCGGGCTGATCCACGGGCGCATGAAGCCTGCCGAAAAAGCCGCGGTCATGGCTGAATTCAAGGCCGGCAACCTGCAACTGCTGGTCGCCACCACCGTGATCGAAGTCGGCGTCGACGTGCCCAACGCCAGCCTGATGATCATCGAAAACCCTGAACGCCTTGGCCTCGCCCAGCTGCACCAATTGCGCGGCCGTGTCGGTCGGGGCAGCGCTGCCAGCCATTGCGTGCTGCTCTACCATCCGCCGTTGTCACAGATCGGTCGCCAGCGTCTGGGCATCATGCGCGAGACCAATGACGGTTTCGTCATCGCCGAAAAAGACCTCGAACTGCGCGGCCCCGGCGAAATGCTCGGCACCCGTCAGACCGGCCTGCTGCAATTCAAGGTCGCCGACCTGATGCGCGACGCCGACCTTCTGCCCGCCGTGCGCGATGCAGCGCAAGCTTTGCTGGAACGCTGGCCGACGCACGTCAGCCCATTGCTCGACCGCTGGCTGCGCCATGGGCAGCAATACGGCCAAGTGTGAGCACCGTCGCAGTTTCTGAACCCTCGTTCCAACCAAGCTGGTTATACTCCTGCAATTGTTTCAAAAACGGATACAGACCATGACCGAAGCTGCTCTCGCCTCCGAATCTCCGCACGCTCCGTCTGTTATTCGGCTGCTGCTCAACAAGCTGGGCGTTGCCTACGAAGAAGTGCTCGACCACCATGGCCTCAATGCTTCGCGCAAAGTGCAAGCCGTGTTGCTGGACGACGCGGTCGGTGCGTTGATGGTGCTGTTCCCACAGAGCCAGTTGCTGGATCTCAACCGCCTCGCCGAATTGACTGGCCGTCGCCTGACCGCCGTCTCGACCGAGCGTCTGGAAAAAATGCTCGGCAAACACAGCCTCAGCCTGTTGCCGGGCCTGCCGGCGCTGACCAGTTCGCCGTGCCTCTACGAAGAAAGCCTGCTGCGCGAACCGAAGCTGCTGATCAACTCCGGTGAGCCGGGCCTGCTGCTGGAAATTGCCAGCGAAGACTTCAAGACCATGCTGACCAAGGCCAGCGCCGCCAACTTCGGCGAAGCCCTGAGCAGCATCCGCCCGAACCTCGACCGCCCGGACGATGACCGCGAGGAAATCACCCAGGCCGTGCAGGCGTTCACCGCGCGGCGCATTCAGCAGCGTCTGGAAGCGACCATCGAGATTCCGCCGCTGGCCGAGACTGCGCAAAAAATCATCAAACTGCGCGTCGATCCTAACGCCACCATCGACGACATCACCGGCGTGGTCGAAACCGACCCGGCGCTGGCTGCGCAAGTGGTGAGCTGGGCGGCGTCGCCGTACTACGCTTCGCCGGGCAAGATTCGTTCAGTGGAAGACGCGATCGTCCGCGTGCTCGGTTTCGATCTGGTGATCAACCTCGCGCTCGGTCTGGCCCTCGGCAAAACCCTGAGCCTGCCGAAAGACCATCCGCAACAAACCACGCCGTACTGGCAGCAATCGATCTACACCGCCGCCGTCATCGAAGGCCTGACCCGCGCCATGCCGCGCGCCCAGCGCCCGGAAGCCGGCCTGACGTATCTGGCCGGCCTGCTGCACAACTTCGGCTACCTACTGCTGGCCCACGTGTTCCCGCCGCACTTCTCGCTGATCTGCCGCCACCTGGAGGTCAACCCACACCTGTGCCACAGCTACATCGAGCAACACCTGCTGGGGATCAGCCGCGAACAGATCGGCTCGTGGCTGATGCGCTACTGGGACATGCCGGATGAGTTGGCCACCGCCCTGCGCTTCCAGCACGACCCAAGCTACGACGGCGCCTACGCCGAATACCCGAACCTCGTCTGCCTGGCCGTGCGCCTGCTGCGTAGCCGCGGCATCGGCTCGGGCCCCGATGAAGACATCCCCGACGCCCTGCTCGAACGCGTCGGCCTGACCCGCGAAAAAGCCAACGACGTCGTCAGCAAAGTCCTCGAAGCCGAAGTGTTGTTGCGCGAACTGGCTTCGCAGTTCAGCCAGGCCTAAACGCAAACAGGCCCGCTCCCTCAGGTTTTACACAATCCCTGTAGGAGCGAGCCTGCTCGCGATGAATCCACCTCGGTCCAACTGCCCGCATCAAGCCTTAGGCTTAGCCTTCCTCGGCTTCAAATACTTCATCAACCCCTGAAACCACATCACCAGCGCCGGATTGCCCTTGATCTGGATCGACTTGTCCTGAATCCCCTGCATAAACGCCAACTGCTTGTTCTTCGCCTGCATCGTGGCAAAGCCATAACCCGCATCTTTAAACGCAATCGCAAACGCCGGCTCCGCCACCACCCCAGACTTGCTGGTGATGCGTTGATCCTTGACCACGAAATGCCGTGCCACCTTCCCGTCCAGCGTCTGCATCTGAAACACCAGATCCTTGTCACCCAACTGCTGCTGGAACGCGGGATTTGTCCGGCTGGCCTTACCCATCAACAAACCCATCATCCACAGAAGAAAACGAAATTTCATGCGCACAGCCTCAAAAGGAAAATGAACGGCCGGGGCAGTGTAAGGGATTCGGACGATAACGCCACTATCCAGCTCTGTTGGTGGAGGATGCAGGCCATTTCCCGCACGATGACTGCCAAGTCACGATTCTGCGAGCAACGTCCTACACCTGTTGAAACAAATCCCTGTAGGAGCTGGCGAAGCCTGCGATCTTTTGATCTTCCGCCCTGCAAATCTATGGGAAATTTCCCGCAAAGCGCCGGGCTGTCCATGAACTAGGCGAGCTGGGGCGATGTGGATAGGCTCTGTGTGTCGCCGCAGATCGGCGATACGGACGTGCAAGTTCGGTTGGAGTACACATTGGTTATGGCAATTCGCCGAGCGTTTTCCTATGCTCGCGGATCGTTATGGCTGCTGTGTATGGGAGACCTTCGGGTCTGCCGGGTTACTCCACCGGTCTTGCACACCTATGCACAGCTGCCACCACTTTCGAAGTGCGAGCGAAACGGTGTCGGCTCCTAAAACTGGAGTAAGACCGAATGATCAAACCAACACCCAACCCACCAGAAAACCCAGATATTTCGCCCTACGAATCTCTGGATTCAAAGAAATTCCACGAAGCCGCCGAGCGCGCCCTCGACCACCATTTCAAACCCGCCGTCGAACCACGCCCCAAACGCGAAACCGGCCTCTTCAGCCTCTCCCCCGGCACCGACGCCGAAGCCCTCATGGCCAACGCCTCGGAAGACCTGCTGTCTATCAGCGTCATCGCCTGCGATCTGGCTGACGACCTCCACGGCTCCCGCCGCTCGGTCGCGCTGGCCCTGAGCAGAATGGCGGACGGCGTGCGGTTGATGGTCGAAGGGATGCTTGATCACATTGAAGTGCGGAATACGCCGGCCAAGCCGTAACGCGGTTTGCGGATGAAAAAAGGGGACGTTAAGTCCCCTTTTCTAGAGCGAATAATCCATCACTTCTTCCAACCGCCAGCATTGCCCCCGGACAAACCGATATTCGAAGACATAGTCGGTATCCGGTTTCTGCAGGATGGCGACGGCGCGATCTCCTTGCTCTTCCTTGACGGTCAATGTCAGGCCTTGGACTTCTCGCTTGGCCTGATCCGGGATGATTGGAAACTTGAGTTCCTCTCCGCTCAGGCTGCGCTTTTCCATCTCAGGCTCAGGATAACCGGCCACAGTCGTGACCATTTTCAGCGGCTGTTGGACGAAGGATTTCTGCACATCGGCGCGCTCGGAGAAGGCTACGAGGAACGCTGAAAAGTCGGGCGAGGGGCAAGCGACACTGGTCACGTCGCCGTTAGTTTTGGGCGACTTCTGGCGCAGATCCTGTTGAAGCTTTGAATCGGCAATGATCTTTGCATCGAGGTCTGCCAGGCGCTTTTTGATACTCGCCGCATCCTTGTACGCACACACAACATCGACGCCGTTTTCAAGGTCTCGGCCGTCTCGGCAATCCTGCAATTCAGGGTCTGGCGGATCACCACGGAAAAAACGCAACGACAACTGCTCGCCCTGCTTGATGAGTGGCAACTCCAGCGTCCAATAGGTATAGCCTTCGAACCCACCGTTTGACTCTTTTTGCCTCATGAGCACGTACAGGGACTTCCCCGCTTGCTCAGGGAATTTTCGTTCGAAGAAAAACACCGATGCGACTTCATCACCCACGAGCGGCGCCACAAACGAGAGTTCTGGCTTCGTGGCACTCATTGTCGTGTAAAAAACCTCACCACCGGGAACGTAGCCACCTGACGTCTGACCTTTGAGCGTGTTCTTCAAGAACAACACGGTGATCTTCTGCTCGCCCACCGATGCCACCACCGGCGGATGCATTTGCTTGATGGTTTGCAGGTCATCAGCGGTTGCCGTTTGCGCGGTAAGACCGATGATCGATGCGAGCATGCACACACAACTTGAAAACCTGGTCACTTCCATTACTTCCTTGTTGATCGACGAATTGATCAATCTTCAATAACTAGCGCGAGGGCATCACGATGATTCAGGCGCGCCGCATTTCAGCTCTTGGATTTGCGCGTGCTGAATCGGTATCACACAGGCGCGACGTTTCTCTCCGGGCCCACGAAGTTCCGTCAGGCTAAGCATTAGATGTAGTCCGTCCTCGGCAAACGCGTGATCCTCAAAACCTGCGTCGGCATAGTCGCTCCAGAATCTCTTGCCATCGAAAGTGCAAAACTGCCTGGACGACAGCACTCTCCAGTTGCCGTCGGGCGCGAGAATCTGAACAGTCAGGCAAGGATTGCCGAAGGTACTGACGTAGCGAGCCACGACATCGCCGAAGCGTCGAGAGGCGGATTCAGACACTTGACTGATATTGATCACATCACTCGGTCGATCGGATGCGATCGCGTCCAGATAACCGGCACGCTCCAGACTTATCCGTGCCACACACAGACTGATCATCAAGGACTGCGCCTGTGAGCCGGGTTGTACTTCTGTGGCCTCCAGCAAGCATGTGGTGTCGCGCAACTTGAGCCAGGCACGTTGTGAATCTTTGGCGATTGCCATAAACGCCTCAGCTTGTGCAGGGTCTTCCTCTCGCTGAGACGCGAAACGCGCTATCAGTTTTTTGTAGCTGGCATTCAGTTTTGCGTCGGCCGCTTTACGGTCGGCTTCAACGCATTCCAGGTATTGCCAACTTACGGTAATGACCTTGCAAGTATCCTCAGCGAACGCAATTGAAGTGGACATCAGCCCAAAGGCCAACACGATAAAGCGGGCAAACCTGTTCATTTTTTCATTCCCTGAAACTTTGATCGCTCAACGACGCGTTGCGGAATTTTCTGTGCCTTGCCAGCGGCAGTCATCGCTTCGCCGTACTCGCGGTAATAGCGCTGCGCTTCCTCTCTTCGATCAAGTCGCCACAGGGAATCCGCCATGTTCAACATCAACACCGTGCGCTTGCCGACCGCTTCGACGCCGCGATAAAACTTCATCGCCAGCTCATCTTTACCGCCCTCGGCCAGGTAAAAACCCAAGTCGTTGTAGGCTTGAACATTTTGCGCGGGGGGATGACACGCCATGTAGGACTCCGGGCTTAAAAAACTCATGCTCCACTCAAGGGATTCGGCGCGGGACTGCGCCGTTTCGAGGTTCAAGACATGTTTCAGCAGTTCCTTGGGAGGCTTGGTTTCCAAGGCAGGGTTGAGCACCCCGCCCTCTTCGGAAACCCACTGATTGCCTACCCATTTACCCTCACAAAACCTTTCGTAACTCTCAGCCAACACGCAACCGGTTTCCATCGAGATCACAGCGCAATGCCCCTGTGATGTCGCTATTTCCTCCCCGTTCTCACCTATGACTACGCCGTATTCCACCGGGGTCGCCAACAAGGTTTTCTTATCGGGGCTAAGCCATTCGGGATAGGCCTGAGTACCAATATCGGCATGGAAGAGCGGAAATGTCTTTCCATTCGCCGAGAACCAGGCAGTGGCAGACTCCACCACAGGTGACGTCCACTTTTTTGCCTGTAACGTCACGGTGTGCCCGTCGATACCGACGATTGGCGGCTCTTCGGCAAAGGCGCTGGCGGCAACCAAGCTGCCGAACATCAACACCCACTTAAGGCTGGCCATATTCAATCCTTTTCACTGCTGGGCTTTCCGATTGCAGCTGCCTTTTGGTAACGCCATAGGCCTCCATCAGCGCTTCCCGGGAGCCCTTCGAACCAAACGAGCGCTGGGTGTTATCGAAGCTATATTGCTCCAGTCGCCCCGCCGTCGAGTAATACCCGCGCCACTCCGGGCAGGCACCGCAACCGCCGTAACCACCGATTGAAACAAGGCTGCCCTTGCTACCTGTCACACAATCCATTGCCACCACCACGTTGCTCAGCATCTTCGTCTTCACCCCGTCCGAGGTGAGTTGCGAAACCTTGCCGACATTACGCCGAAGCACTTTGCCGCCGATGTTGATGGTCTGGTCGGAGCAGACCGGGATGAGGTGGGTTTCTGCGTCATCCACCGTCACCGAACGGCAGGACGACACCAACACCACTTCAACCCCGCCGCATTGCATGACATCGCGCTGGGTAAAGGCATCCGCCGGCGCAGCGAACGCCGGCGCAGAGAGCAGCAACGACAGGCTGCCCGCGAGATAGAACTGATTCATCGGGAATTCCCTTTCGTCGCCTAACCGGCCTGTTGTTCCGTCAGGCATTTTGCGTAGCCATCGGCGAACCTGGCGTCGAAGGACAACGCCACCGGCTCGTCCAGTTCCGCCGAGGTGTTGAGCAACACGTGCGTCGCCGGGATGTATTTGATCCAGCCAATGGTGCCGGTGCCATCGGTGTCGAAGAACAGCTGGGCTCGTACGGTTTCACCATCATCGTCGTCGATCAGCAAATTGACCTTGTCCTTGCCGACATACAGAAACGGGAAATCGCTGCTCCTGACCAGTTCAGCGAGGTAGCCGTAGCAACTCCCTTCACTGGCAATCGCCGGCATTGCGTAAGGCAAAAGCAGAAGCACACTCAGCACGGGCCGAATGAAAAAACGGTTCATCCCATCATCCTTAATCAAGCAGCGGCGATTCCGCCTCGGTCATCGTCAGCAATCGAAATTCGTTGTTCACAAACTCGTAGTAGCGATCCCGGTTGACGCTTTCCAGCGAATTCCCCTGAGCGTCTTCTTCGCCGTCGAGGGTGATACCGGAAATAAGGATCAAGCGGCTGTCGGGTTGGTAGAGCATGGCGAACGTGCTGCCGTCGTAGGCATTCGGCAGCCCGCCAGCGACTTCACCGGTTTGTGCATCGAGCACTTCGGCGCAGATGGCACCGCCGCCACAACCCAATGGGTTGAGGATGTAATGGCCGGCGAAGTTGACCTTGCCTTTCAAGGCTTTTGATCGCGCACTGTCCATCACCGGATTGCTGTTTTCCTGCGGCACCAGTGCATGGTGGGTGCCGGTGAACACTGGTGTGACGGGGTAATCCTTGAAGTCGGGGTCGGCGGCGAATGCCATGGATGTGGCGGCGAGAGTGTCAGATTTTTTGTGTGCGGGCTGGTAATGGCCTGCCGTTAGGCAGGCCTTCATTTCACCAGTTTGACCTGATGAATCGATCTCCGTACAAAACCGCAAACTGATTCATAGCGTTTTTCCAGTCATGGGCTGCACTGCCCCAGTTGGCGGTGATGTTTTGCAGTGCCAGCCAGATCAGTTTTGTCGCGGCTTCATCGGTTGGAAAGTGGCCTCTTGTCTTGATGATCTTGCGCAGCTGCGAGTTGATACTCTCGATGGCATTGGTGGTGTAGATCACCTTTCGTATGGCTGGCGGGAACACAAAGAACGGGATGACTCGATCCCAGGCGCGTCGCCAGGCTGCAACCACCGTTGGATATTGCTTGCCCCAAGGGCCCGATTCGAAGGCATCCAGAGCTTGCTCGGCGACGTCAGCGTTGAGTGCTTGATAAATCGGTTTCAGGGCCTTGGCCAGCTCACGACGCTTGTCCCATGCTGCGTAATCAAGGCTGTTGCGGATCAGGTGCACGATGCATGTCTGCAACGCCGTCTGAGGGAACACTGCACTCAAGGCTTCAGGCATGCCTTTGAGACCGTCCGTTACCGCGATCAGGACATCTTCGACCCCCCGGGTTTTGAGGTCATTGAAGACTTTCATCCAGAATTTGGCGCCCTCTGTGTTCTCAATCCAGATGCCCAGAATATCTCGAGTGCCGTCCGGTAGTACGCCCAGAGCCAGGTAAATCGCCTTGTTGCGAACCACGCCTTCATCACGGATTTTAACCCGCAGCGCATCGAAGAAAATGACCGGGTACATAGGTTCGAGTGGCCGTTGCTGCCACGTACTGACTTCCTCCAGAACAGCGTCGGTAACGGTGCTGATGAAGTCATGGGAGACGTCTGTTGCGTACTGCTCCGAGAGAAAGGCACGAATCTCGCGAACGCTCATGCCGCGGGCATACATGGCAATGATCTTGTCATCAAAGCCGGTAAAACGGCGCTCATGTTTGGGGATCAAAATCGGAGAAAAACTGCCGTCGCGGTCTCTGGGAATATCCAGGCGCAACGGGCCGTCATCGGTCAGCACGGTTTTTCCGCTCTTGCCGTTACGCTGGTTACTCGAATCCTCAGGGCGCTCCGCGCCCTGAGGATAGCCAAGATGAAGTCCTAACTCGGCACCAAGGGCACGTTCGATAAGCGCCTTTTTGAACGCCATCGCAGCATCCTGAATAGCTTCGGCACTCATCGACTCACTGAGGAACTGGTCGATCAGCTCTTTTGGAATGGACGGAAGGTCACGCTTGGCCTCACGGGCCGGTTTCTTTTTGGTTGGCATACATGCACCTCTGCAGCATGTTATGCCCGAACACAAAATTAATGACACTCCCGTGGCGGCCAATATCAAGCTGCCGAGATGAGCCGAAAATCCTTTCATCTAGTAACTCCTTAATGGAAGACCTAAAACCGACGGTCCCCGGCTCATCCCTTGTTACCCGGATTGACCAGACTCAACTCACCATCCCGATACACCACCTCACACCCCACCCACGCCGGATCAACCTGCGGCATCACCGCCGACGGCTTGCGCAACTCACGCAGCAAAGTCGAGCCATGGGACAACCGCCCACCCATTCGCGCAATCACCGCCCGCGCGGCTTGATAGTGTGCGTGACGCCCCGGATCGAGCGTGTCCTCCAGCAAAATGTCCTCCCCGAGAACACCCAGCACCTGCCCCGGATAAATCATGAACCCGGTCGCCAACTCCGCACCTTCGCGACCGTCCTGCCAGAAGCTGCCGTCGCGGCTTCGAATGTCCGGATGCGGCGCGAACCAGTGCTCGCGATCCGCCAGCGGCATGGCGTGGTGCAGGCGGAAGAAGATGCGCATGAGGTTGTCGCGGTACCACTCGCGCACTTGCAGGTAATAACCGCGTAGGCCCGGCAGGCCGCTCGAATGGGCGAGGCGGATCAGCCCTGACCATTGCGGGAATGGTTGTAATGGCAGCTCACTCGACGCGGGTCGAGGCGTAGCGGGATCGGTTTCCCACGGCAATCGATGCGGGCTGTTTTCGAGGTTGTCGTACGCGGTCGGCGGGCGGCCCAGCCAGTCGCCGCCACTGCTGGCCAGCGCCGTGGCGATGCACAGATTGCCTTGCACCACGAACACGTAAAACCGGGTGAACCAGTCCGCCAATTGCTGACCATCGGCAGCTTGGCCAACGAGTTCGGCCAGCTCCCGGTCGAACCGGTGTAAGCCGCTTTCAAGGTTCAGCAAATGCCCGCGAGCTTTGCGTTGCATACGCAAAAACAGCGGCAACGAGCGCAGCATCTTCAGTGGCTGCCACGGCAGATGCGGGGTCGCGCCGCCGACTTCACCAGCGTAGTTATCGGCGCTGATGCCCCAGTCGGCGAGTCGGGCGAGGAACAGATCATTGTTGATATAGGACGCGCCGCCGAACACGGCAGTGAACGGCTCGTTGTCCTGCAACACTCGCGCATCCCACCGCGCCATGATCGCCGGAATACTCGCTGCCGCGCGGCGCTGAGCGTACTCGACAAAAACGCTCGGTTGCGGCGGCAGGATCTCGGCGATATTCGCGGCGGTGAGGTGCCGGCGCCAGCCGTAATCGCTGATCGGCCGGTATTGCAGCAGCCACAGTTGTGAGCCGTCCCAGGCCCATTCGACGTCGCCGGGCAC
The sequence above is drawn from the Pseudomonas sp. FP2196 genome and encodes:
- a CDS encoding energy transducer TonB produces the protein MITTRHKLTRYSGSLAVVLGVHALAIALALNWTTRPPIELPPQAMMVELAPVPAPPPPAPPKVVTPPQPPAPVEELPIPKLAEAPKAEIAVQKPKPKPKPKPPKPIEKKLPDPPKEKPSEEKPADTPPTPAPTEKSAAPAPGPSPAQLAAKASWQGTLLAHLAKYKKYPASAQARGKEGLNRLRFVVDGEGNVLSFELVGRSGNADLDRATLEMIRRAQPLPKPPADMLTNGSIEIVAPFVYSLERRR
- a CDS encoding hydrogen peroxide-inducible genes activator, with amino-acid sequence MTLTELRYIVTLAQEQHFGHAAERCHVSQPTLSVGVKKLEDELGVLIFERSKSAVRLTPVGEGIVAQAQKVLEQAQGIRELAQAGKNQLTAPLKVGAIYTVGPYLFPHLIPQLHRVAPQMPLYIEENFTHVLRDKLRNGELDAIIIALPFNEADVLTLPLYDEPFYVLMPAQHPWTQKETIDAGLLNDKSLLLLGEGHCFRDQVLEACPTLTKGNDGAKHTTVESSSLETIRHMVASGLGISILPLSAVDSHHYAPGVIEVRPLSPPVPFRTVAIAWRASFPRPKAIEILADSIRLCSVAKPAAPVTAG
- the recG gene encoding ATP-dependent DNA helicase RecG — protein: MTELSQVSVTALKGVGEAMAEKLAKVGLENLQDVLFHLPLRYQDRTRVVPIGALRPGQDAVVEGTVSGADVVMGRRRSLVVRLQDGTGGLSLRFYHFSNAQKEGLKRGTRVRCYGEARPGASGLEIYHPEYRAITGDEPPPVDETLTPVYPLTEGLTQARLRQLCMQTLTMLKPDTLPDWLPTELARDYQLAPLADAIRYLHNPPADADVDELALGHHWAQHRLAFEELLTHQLSQQRLRESMRSLRAPAMPKAKKLPPKYLANLGFNPTGAQQRVGNEIAYDLSQHEPMLRLIQGDVGAGKTVVAALAALQALEAGYQVALMAPTEILAEQHFITFKRWLEPLGIEVAWLAGKLKGKNRVAALEQIASGTPMVVGTHALFQDEVQFKNLALVIIDEQHRFGVQQRLALRQKGVGGRMCPHQLIMTATPIPRTLAMSAYADLDTSILDELPPGRTPVNTVLVTDTRRVEVIERVRGACAEGRQAYWVCTLIEESEELTCQAAETTFEDLTAALGELKVGLIHGRMKPAEKAAVMAEFKAGNLQLLVATTVIEVGVDVPNASLMIIENPERLGLAQLHQLRGRVGRGSAASHCVLLYHPPLSQIGRQRLGIMRETNDGFVIAEKDLELRGPGEMLGTRQTGLLQFKVADLMRDADLLPAVRDAAQALLERWPTHVSPLLDRWLRHGQQYGQV
- a CDS encoding aminoacyl-tRNA deacylase and HDOD domain-containing protein, translating into MTEAALASESPHAPSVIRLLLNKLGVAYEEVLDHHGLNASRKVQAVLLDDAVGALMVLFPQSQLLDLNRLAELTGRRLTAVSTERLEKMLGKHSLSLLPGLPALTSSPCLYEESLLREPKLLINSGEPGLLLEIASEDFKTMLTKASAANFGEALSSIRPNLDRPDDDREEITQAVQAFTARRIQQRLEATIEIPPLAETAQKIIKLRVDPNATIDDITGVVETDPALAAQVVSWAASPYYASPGKIRSVEDAIVRVLGFDLVINLALGLALGKTLSLPKDHPQQTTPYWQQSIYTAAVIEGLTRAMPRAQRPEAGLTYLAGLLHNFGYLLLAHVFPPHFSLICRHLEVNPHLCHSYIEQHLLGISREQIGSWLMRYWDMPDELATALRFQHDPSYDGAYAEYPNLVCLAVRLLRSRGIGSGPDEDIPDALLERVGLTREKANDVVSKVLEAEVLLRELASQFSQA
- a CDS encoding helicase, with amino-acid sequence MKFRFLLWMMGLLMGKASRTNPAFQQQLGDKDLVFQMQTLDGKVARHFVVKDQRITSKSGVVAEPAFAIAFKDAGYGFATMQAKNKQLAFMQGIQDKSIQIKGNPALVMWFQGLMKYLKPRKAKPKA
- a CDS encoding DUF6124 family protein; the protein is MIKPTPNPPENPDISPYESLDSKKFHEAAERALDHHFKPAVEPRPKRETGLFSLSPGTDAEALMANASEDLLSISVIACDLADDLHGSRRSVALALSRMADGVRLMVEGMLDHIEVRNTPAKP